CAATGGAATTCTTGCAGGATATCCAATTGTAGATATTTGTGTAACTATCTTTGATGGTTCTTATCACGAAGTTGATTCTTCAGAAATAGCATTTAAAATAGCAGGATCTATAGCATTTAAAGAAGGATTTATGAAAGCCAATCCCGTATTATTAGAACCTATTATGCATGTAGAAATTGAAACACCTGAAGATTATATGGGAGATGTTATTGCAGATTTAAATCGTCGCCGAGGTATAATTAGTGGTTTAGAGAACTCTACAATTGGCGGGAAGATAATTTGCGCCCAAGTTCCTTTGTCAGACATGTTTGGTTATGCTACTAGTTTACGCTCACAAACTCAAGGACGCGCTTGTTATTCTATGGAATTTTTAAAATATAATGAAGTACCCAACAATATAGCTCAAATTATTATAAATTCTCGTCAAACTAAGTGATAATAAATAATATTTAGATTCAATCGTCTTTGAAAAACTATAAAAGATCTAAGGAGTTTGAGGTGTCCAAAGAAAAATTTAAACGCGTAAAACCACATATTAATGTAGGAACCATTGGTCATGTAGACCACGGAAAAACTACTCTAACTGCCGCTATAACTACTATTTTATCTAAACATTATGGCGGCTGTGCACGTGCTTTCGATCAAATTGACAATGCTCCGGAAGAAAAAGCACGAGGAATTACTATAAATACTTCTCATGTTGAATATGATACTGCACATCGACATTACGCACATGTTGACTGCCCCGGGCATGCTGATTACGTAAAAAATATGATTACCGGAGCTGCACAAATGGACGGAGCAATATTAGTAGTAGCTGCCACTGATGGGCCCATGCCACAAACCCGCGAGCACATTTTATTAGCCAGGCAAGTAGGGGTTCCTCATATAATTGTATTTATGAATAAATGTGATATGGTTAATGATGAAGAATTATTGGAATTAGTCGAAATGGAAATGAGAGAGTTACTATCCCAATATGATTTCCCAGGAGATAATACACCAATTATTCGCGGATCTGCTTTAAAAGCATTAGAGGGTGAAGAAATATGGGCTAATAAAATTTTAGAATTATCAGATGTATTAGACAATTATATTCCAGAGCCCAAACGGTCTGTAGACCAACCATTCTTGTTACCTATTGAAGATGTATTTTCTATTTCTGGCCGAGGCACAGTAGTAACAGGTCGTATTGAACGTGGCATTATAAAAGTAGGTGAAGAAATGGAGATTGTCGGTATAAAAAATACAATAAAAACTACATGTACTGGAGTAGAAATGTTTAGAAAGTTATTAGACGAAGGACGTGCTGGAGAAAATGTTGGTATTTTGTTACGTGGCACTAAACGAGATGAAGTAGAACGTGGCCAGGTATTATCTAAACCTGGATATATCAAGCCTCATTCTCATTTTGAATCAGAAGTATATATTCTTAATAAAGATGAAGGAGGAAGACATACGCCATTTTTTAAAGGTTATCGTCCTCAATTTTATTTTCGTACTACAGATGTTACTGGTACCATTGAATTACCAGAAGGAGTAGATATGGTAATGCCTGGTGATAACATCAAAATGATTGTTAATTTAATTTCTCCAATAGCTATGAATGACGGCCTTCGATTTGCTATTAGAGAAGGCGGCCGTACTATAGGAGCTGGCATTGTGTCTAAAATTATATCTTAATTGAGAAATTTGATAAATACAATTGTTATATGGTTATATTAATAAAAAATATAGTAACGTAC
This genomic interval from Candidatus Blochmannia sp. SNP contains the following:
- the tuf gene encoding elongation factor Tu, giving the protein MSKEKFKRVKPHINVGTIGHVDHGKTTLTAAITTILSKHYGGCARAFDQIDNAPEEKARGITINTSHVEYDTAHRHYAHVDCPGHADYVKNMITGAAQMDGAILVVAATDGPMPQTREHILLARQVGVPHIIVFMNKCDMVNDEELLELVEMEMRELLSQYDFPGDNTPIIRGSALKALEGEEIWANKILELSDVLDNYIPEPKRSVDQPFLLPIEDVFSISGRGTVVTGRIERGIIKVGEEMEIVGIKNTIKTTCTGVEMFRKLLDEGRAGENVGILLRGTKRDEVERGQVLSKPGYIKPHSHFESEVYILNKDEGGRHTPFFKGYRPQFYFRTTDVTGTIELPEGVDMVMPGDNIKMIVNLISPIAMNDGLRFAIREGGRTIGAGIVSKIIS